In Columba livia isolate bColLiv1 breed racing homer chromosome 25, bColLiv1.pat.W.v2, whole genome shotgun sequence, the following proteins share a genomic window:
- the CDCA2 gene encoding cell division cycle-associated protein 2 isoform X1 produces MRRRSMSKNAPLELKENESRCAEEEDEASFPDLPKDKKICKATKPKVVKASRKENLPDGNQAQPQKRTRRYSKRLEKESDHDEEGFGSCQFPEGCFETLKGDVLGEPPLPLNSKDNFARCGPGSLGGECYLTPNRDKAEERSDGGIAEKPRKTPVDFATVTIGEFGISQESFTKPSIGKSPTSLKFRRRSTIGARGSPENNTLIRFIAQQRMNRQKAAFTEQVSPFNHENVRSLKEKINAFQSSFKLSEEEEEGETGFSGLSQVNDASQETGCSQDKAPFTKQRNLEQWSEEFVSDNSGADLKDNLRHSLTNSVNSDTKMCTILSSCQNVTVADPAAAVLKEWVCKQDSPTESLKAGQIGDILESGHDFHFDDITEDVRSNVSDLSRKKVSFAEEPDLEAFDSKAPSTPPQTGSVPSSEHGQSGSRLPSILKKTPVKQLTENAKKSLNDAVDGGEGESLTVSSCAETFETLQTEETERQSSEKPKKRRVTFGEALSPEIFDETLPANTPLCKGATPIRHPGLQSIDFDCSDECVEPPQELVELSVAADDLSPVDNAEAETDNSDMITTCSSTRRKKRRRASYEKRRTKKVKKSLYGEREMASKKPLLTPIPEIPEVLYTSGERRVTRSMSVQLSLIF; encoded by the exons ATGCGCAGACGATCCATGAGTAAAAATGCCCCTCTAGAGCTTAAAGAAAACGAGAGTAGATGCGCTGAAGAGGAGGACGAGGCCTCTTTCCCTGATCTACCAAAAGACAAGAAGATTTGCAAAGCGACTAAACCCAAAGTTGTCAAGGCATCCAGGAAGGAGAATTTACCTGATGGGAACCAGGCACAGCCGCAGAAACGAACCCGGCGATACAGCAAACGCCTGGAGAAGGAGTCGGACCACGACGAGGAGGGTTTTGGCAGCTGTCAGTTCCCCGAAGGCTGTTTTGAGACACTAAAAGGGGATGTGCTGGGTGAACCTCCCTTGCCTTTGAACAGTAAAGACAACTTTGCAAGATGTGGACCTGGTTCTTTGGGGGGTGAATGCTACTTGACGCCTAATAGGGACAAAGCAGAAGAGAGATCTGATGGGGGAATAGCAGAGAAACCCAGGAAAACACCTGTCGATTTTGCAACTGTAACAATTGGTGAATTTGGGATTAGTCAAGAAAGTTTTACTAAACCATCTATAG GGAAGTCTCCAACTTCATTAAAATTTAGACGAAGATCAACCATTGGAGCACGAGGGTCACCAGAAAATAATACGCTTATTCGATTCATTGCCCAGCAGAGAATGAACAggcaaaaagctgcttttacgGAG CAGGTTAGTCCTTTTAACCATGAAAATGTCAGGTCGTTGAAGGAAAAGATAAATGCCTTTCAATCATCTTTTAAATtatcagaagaagaagaagaaggggagacTGGCTTCTCTGGACTGTCACAAGTGAATGATGCTTCCCAGGAAACAGGCTGTT ctcaggacaaagcacCTTTTACAAAACAGCGGAACCTGGAGCAGTGGAGTGAAGAGTTCGTCTCAGACAACAGTGGAGCTGATTTGAAAGACAATTTAAGACACAGTTTGACCAACAGCGTCAATTCTGATACCAAGATGTGCACCATCTTGTCTTCATGCCAAAACGTGACTGTCGCtgaccctgctgctgctgttttgaag GAATGGGTTTGTAAGCAAGACAGTCCTACTGAGTCATTGAAGGCTGGTCAGATTGGAGATATCTTAGAATCAGGCCATG ATTTCCATTTTGATGACATCACTGAGGATGTTAGAAGTAATGTATCAGAtctaagcagaaagaaagttagTTTTGCAGAAGAACCGGACCTGGAAGCATTTGACAGCAAGGCACCTAGCACACCACCGCAAACGGGCAGCGTTCCCTCAAGTGAACACGGACAGAGTGGCTCCCGTCTGCCATCTATATTAAAGAAAACGCCAGTGAAGCAACTAACGGAGAACGCAAAG AAATCCTTGAACGATGCCGTCGATGGAGGAGAAGGTGAATCTCTCACAGTATCCAGTTGTGCAGAAACCTTTGAAACGTTGCAAACAG AGGAAACTGAAAGACAGAGCTCCGAAAAGCCAAAGAAGAGAAGAGTTACTTTTGGAGAAGCTCTAAGCCCAGAAATATTTGACGAAACTTTGCCTGCAAATACTCCATTGTGCAAAGGAGCAACACCCATCCGACATCCAGGCTTACAAAGCATTGACTTTGATTGCAGTGAT gaATGTGTGGAGCCTCCTCAAGAGTTAGTGGAGCTCTCTGTTGCTGCAGACGACCTCTCACCTGTTGACAATGCAGAAG CAGAAACTGACAATTCTGATATGATAACAACTTGTTCTTCTACTAGAAGGAAG aaaagaagaCGTGCAAGCTAtgagaaaagaagaacaaaaaaagttaaaaaatctTTATATGGGGAAAGAGAGATGGCTTCGAAGAAACCTCTTCTCACGCCTATCCCTGAAATTCCAGAGGTTTTGTATACCAGCGGTGAAAGGAGAGTGACGCGCAGCATGAGTGTGCAGCTTTCTCTGATTTTCTAA
- the CDCA2 gene encoding cell division cycle-associated protein 2 isoform X3 yields the protein MRRRSMSKNAPLELKENESRCAEEEDEASFPDLPKDKKICKATKPKVVKASRKENLPDGNQAQPQKRTRRYSKRLEKESDHDEEGFGSCQFPEGCFETLKGDVLGEPPLPLNSKDNFARCGPGSLGGECYLTPNRDKAEERSDGGIAEKPRKTPVDFATVTIGEFGISQESFTKPSIGKSPTSLKFRRRSTIGARGSPENNTLIRFIAQQRMNRQKAAFTEQVSPFNHENVRSLKEKINAFQSSFKLSEEEEEGETGFSGLSQVNDASQETGCSQDKAPFTKQRNLEQWSEEFVSDNSGADLKDNLRHSLTNSVNSDTKMCTILSSCQNVTVADPAAAVLKEWVCKQDSPTESLKAGQIGDILESGHDFHFDDITEDVRSNVSDLSRKKVSFAEEPDLEAFDSKAPSTPPQTGSVPSSEHGQSGSRLPSILKKTPVKQLTENAKKSLNDAVDGGEGESLTVSSCAETFETLQTEETERQSSEKPKKRRVTFGEALSPEIFDETLPANTPLCKGATPIRHPGLQSIDFDCSDECVEPPQELVELSVAADDLSPVDNAEETDNSDMITTCSSTRRKKRRRASYEKRRTKKVKKSLYGEREMASKKPLLTPIPEIPEVLYTSGERRVTRSMSVQLSLIF from the exons ATGCGCAGACGATCCATGAGTAAAAATGCCCCTCTAGAGCTTAAAGAAAACGAGAGTAGATGCGCTGAAGAGGAGGACGAGGCCTCTTTCCCTGATCTACCAAAAGACAAGAAGATTTGCAAAGCGACTAAACCCAAAGTTGTCAAGGCATCCAGGAAGGAGAATTTACCTGATGGGAACCAGGCACAGCCGCAGAAACGAACCCGGCGATACAGCAAACGCCTGGAGAAGGAGTCGGACCACGACGAGGAGGGTTTTGGCAGCTGTCAGTTCCCCGAAGGCTGTTTTGAGACACTAAAAGGGGATGTGCTGGGTGAACCTCCCTTGCCTTTGAACAGTAAAGACAACTTTGCAAGATGTGGACCTGGTTCTTTGGGGGGTGAATGCTACTTGACGCCTAATAGGGACAAAGCAGAAGAGAGATCTGATGGGGGAATAGCAGAGAAACCCAGGAAAACACCTGTCGATTTTGCAACTGTAACAATTGGTGAATTTGGGATTAGTCAAGAAAGTTTTACTAAACCATCTATAG GGAAGTCTCCAACTTCATTAAAATTTAGACGAAGATCAACCATTGGAGCACGAGGGTCACCAGAAAATAATACGCTTATTCGATTCATTGCCCAGCAGAGAATGAACAggcaaaaagctgcttttacgGAG CAGGTTAGTCCTTTTAACCATGAAAATGTCAGGTCGTTGAAGGAAAAGATAAATGCCTTTCAATCATCTTTTAAATtatcagaagaagaagaagaaggggagacTGGCTTCTCTGGACTGTCACAAGTGAATGATGCTTCCCAGGAAACAGGCTGTT ctcaggacaaagcacCTTTTACAAAACAGCGGAACCTGGAGCAGTGGAGTGAAGAGTTCGTCTCAGACAACAGTGGAGCTGATTTGAAAGACAATTTAAGACACAGTTTGACCAACAGCGTCAATTCTGATACCAAGATGTGCACCATCTTGTCTTCATGCCAAAACGTGACTGTCGCtgaccctgctgctgctgttttgaag GAATGGGTTTGTAAGCAAGACAGTCCTACTGAGTCATTGAAGGCTGGTCAGATTGGAGATATCTTAGAATCAGGCCATG ATTTCCATTTTGATGACATCACTGAGGATGTTAGAAGTAATGTATCAGAtctaagcagaaagaaagttagTTTTGCAGAAGAACCGGACCTGGAAGCATTTGACAGCAAGGCACCTAGCACACCACCGCAAACGGGCAGCGTTCCCTCAAGTGAACACGGACAGAGTGGCTCCCGTCTGCCATCTATATTAAAGAAAACGCCAGTGAAGCAACTAACGGAGAACGCAAAG AAATCCTTGAACGATGCCGTCGATGGAGGAGAAGGTGAATCTCTCACAGTATCCAGTTGTGCAGAAACCTTTGAAACGTTGCAAACAG AGGAAACTGAAAGACAGAGCTCCGAAAAGCCAAAGAAGAGAAGAGTTACTTTTGGAGAAGCTCTAAGCCCAGAAATATTTGACGAAACTTTGCCTGCAAATACTCCATTGTGCAAAGGAGCAACACCCATCCGACATCCAGGCTTACAAAGCATTGACTTTGATTGCAGTGAT gaATGTGTGGAGCCTCCTCAAGAGTTAGTGGAGCTCTCTGTTGCTGCAGACGACCTCTCACCTGTTGACAATGCAGAAG AAACTGACAATTCTGATATGATAACAACTTGTTCTTCTACTAGAAGGAAG aaaagaagaCGTGCAAGCTAtgagaaaagaagaacaaaaaaagttaaaaaatctTTATATGGGGAAAGAGAGATGGCTTCGAAGAAACCTCTTCTCACGCCTATCCCTGAAATTCCAGAGGTTTTGTATACCAGCGGTGAAAGGAGAGTGACGCGCAGCATGAGTGTGCAGCTTTCTCTGATTTTCTAA
- the CDCA2 gene encoding cell division cycle-associated protein 2 isoform X2 — protein MRRRSMSKNAPLELKENESRCAEEEDEASFPDLPKDKKICKATKPKVVKASRKENLPDGNQAQPQKRTRRYSKRLEKESDHDEEGFGSCQFPEGCFETLKGDVLGEPPLPLNSKDNFARCGPGSLGGECYLTPNRDKAEERSDGGIAEKPRKTPVDFATVTIGEFGISQESFTKPSIGKSPTSLKFRRRSTIGARGSPENNTLIRFIAQQRMNRQKAAFTEVSPFNHENVRSLKEKINAFQSSFKLSEEEEEGETGFSGLSQVNDASQETGCSQDKAPFTKQRNLEQWSEEFVSDNSGADLKDNLRHSLTNSVNSDTKMCTILSSCQNVTVADPAAAVLKEWVCKQDSPTESLKAGQIGDILESGHDFHFDDITEDVRSNVSDLSRKKVSFAEEPDLEAFDSKAPSTPPQTGSVPSSEHGQSGSRLPSILKKTPVKQLTENAKKSLNDAVDGGEGESLTVSSCAETFETLQTEETERQSSEKPKKRRVTFGEALSPEIFDETLPANTPLCKGATPIRHPGLQSIDFDCSDECVEPPQELVELSVAADDLSPVDNAEAETDNSDMITTCSSTRRKKRRRASYEKRRTKKVKKSLYGEREMASKKPLLTPIPEIPEVLYTSGERRVTRSMSVQLSLIF, from the exons ATGCGCAGACGATCCATGAGTAAAAATGCCCCTCTAGAGCTTAAAGAAAACGAGAGTAGATGCGCTGAAGAGGAGGACGAGGCCTCTTTCCCTGATCTACCAAAAGACAAGAAGATTTGCAAAGCGACTAAACCCAAAGTTGTCAAGGCATCCAGGAAGGAGAATTTACCTGATGGGAACCAGGCACAGCCGCAGAAACGAACCCGGCGATACAGCAAACGCCTGGAGAAGGAGTCGGACCACGACGAGGAGGGTTTTGGCAGCTGTCAGTTCCCCGAAGGCTGTTTTGAGACACTAAAAGGGGATGTGCTGGGTGAACCTCCCTTGCCTTTGAACAGTAAAGACAACTTTGCAAGATGTGGACCTGGTTCTTTGGGGGGTGAATGCTACTTGACGCCTAATAGGGACAAAGCAGAAGAGAGATCTGATGGGGGAATAGCAGAGAAACCCAGGAAAACACCTGTCGATTTTGCAACTGTAACAATTGGTGAATTTGGGATTAGTCAAGAAAGTTTTACTAAACCATCTATAG GGAAGTCTCCAACTTCATTAAAATTTAGACGAAGATCAACCATTGGAGCACGAGGGTCACCAGAAAATAATACGCTTATTCGATTCATTGCCCAGCAGAGAATGAACAggcaaaaagctgcttttacgGAG GTTAGTCCTTTTAACCATGAAAATGTCAGGTCGTTGAAGGAAAAGATAAATGCCTTTCAATCATCTTTTAAATtatcagaagaagaagaagaaggggagacTGGCTTCTCTGGACTGTCACAAGTGAATGATGCTTCCCAGGAAACAGGCTGTT ctcaggacaaagcacCTTTTACAAAACAGCGGAACCTGGAGCAGTGGAGTGAAGAGTTCGTCTCAGACAACAGTGGAGCTGATTTGAAAGACAATTTAAGACACAGTTTGACCAACAGCGTCAATTCTGATACCAAGATGTGCACCATCTTGTCTTCATGCCAAAACGTGACTGTCGCtgaccctgctgctgctgttttgaag GAATGGGTTTGTAAGCAAGACAGTCCTACTGAGTCATTGAAGGCTGGTCAGATTGGAGATATCTTAGAATCAGGCCATG ATTTCCATTTTGATGACATCACTGAGGATGTTAGAAGTAATGTATCAGAtctaagcagaaagaaagttagTTTTGCAGAAGAACCGGACCTGGAAGCATTTGACAGCAAGGCACCTAGCACACCACCGCAAACGGGCAGCGTTCCCTCAAGTGAACACGGACAGAGTGGCTCCCGTCTGCCATCTATATTAAAGAAAACGCCAGTGAAGCAACTAACGGAGAACGCAAAG AAATCCTTGAACGATGCCGTCGATGGAGGAGAAGGTGAATCTCTCACAGTATCCAGTTGTGCAGAAACCTTTGAAACGTTGCAAACAG AGGAAACTGAAAGACAGAGCTCCGAAAAGCCAAAGAAGAGAAGAGTTACTTTTGGAGAAGCTCTAAGCCCAGAAATATTTGACGAAACTTTGCCTGCAAATACTCCATTGTGCAAAGGAGCAACACCCATCCGACATCCAGGCTTACAAAGCATTGACTTTGATTGCAGTGAT gaATGTGTGGAGCCTCCTCAAGAGTTAGTGGAGCTCTCTGTTGCTGCAGACGACCTCTCACCTGTTGACAATGCAGAAG CAGAAACTGACAATTCTGATATGATAACAACTTGTTCTTCTACTAGAAGGAAG aaaagaagaCGTGCAAGCTAtgagaaaagaagaacaaaaaaagttaaaaaatctTTATATGGGGAAAGAGAGATGGCTTCGAAGAAACCTCTTCTCACGCCTATCCCTGAAATTCCAGAGGTTTTGTATACCAGCGGTGAAAGGAGAGTGACGCGCAGCATGAGTGTGCAGCTTTCTCTGATTTTCTAA
- the CDCA2 gene encoding cell division cycle-associated protein 2 isoform X4 produces the protein MRRRSMSKNAPLELKENESRCAEEEDEASFPDLPKDKKICKATKPKVVKASRKENLPDGNQAQPQKRTRRYSKRLEKESDHDEEGFGSCQFPEGCFETLKGDVLGEPPLPLNSKDNFARCGPGSLGGECYLTPNRDKAEERSDGGIAEKPRKTPVDFATVTIGEFGISQESFTKPSIGKSPTSLKFRRRSTIGARGSPENNTLIRFIAQQRMNRQKAAFTEVSPFNHENVRSLKEKINAFQSSFKLSEEEEEGETGFSGLSQVNDASQETGCSQDKAPFTKQRNLEQWSEEFVSDNSGADLKDNLRHSLTNSVNSDTKMCTILSSCQNVTVADPAAAVLKEWVCKQDSPTESLKAGQIGDILESGHDFHFDDITEDVRSNVSDLSRKKVSFAEEPDLEAFDSKAPSTPPQTGSVPSSEHGQSGSRLPSILKKTPVKQLTENAKKSLNDAVDGGEGESLTVSSCAETFETLQTEETERQSSEKPKKRRVTFGEALSPEIFDETLPANTPLCKGATPIRHPGLQSIDFDCSDECVEPPQELVELSVAADDLSPVDNAEETDNSDMITTCSSTRRKKRRRASYEKRRTKKVKKSLYGEREMASKKPLLTPIPEIPEVLYTSGERRVTRSMSVQLSLIF, from the exons ATGCGCAGACGATCCATGAGTAAAAATGCCCCTCTAGAGCTTAAAGAAAACGAGAGTAGATGCGCTGAAGAGGAGGACGAGGCCTCTTTCCCTGATCTACCAAAAGACAAGAAGATTTGCAAAGCGACTAAACCCAAAGTTGTCAAGGCATCCAGGAAGGAGAATTTACCTGATGGGAACCAGGCACAGCCGCAGAAACGAACCCGGCGATACAGCAAACGCCTGGAGAAGGAGTCGGACCACGACGAGGAGGGTTTTGGCAGCTGTCAGTTCCCCGAAGGCTGTTTTGAGACACTAAAAGGGGATGTGCTGGGTGAACCTCCCTTGCCTTTGAACAGTAAAGACAACTTTGCAAGATGTGGACCTGGTTCTTTGGGGGGTGAATGCTACTTGACGCCTAATAGGGACAAAGCAGAAGAGAGATCTGATGGGGGAATAGCAGAGAAACCCAGGAAAACACCTGTCGATTTTGCAACTGTAACAATTGGTGAATTTGGGATTAGTCAAGAAAGTTTTACTAAACCATCTATAG GGAAGTCTCCAACTTCATTAAAATTTAGACGAAGATCAACCATTGGAGCACGAGGGTCACCAGAAAATAATACGCTTATTCGATTCATTGCCCAGCAGAGAATGAACAggcaaaaagctgcttttacgGAG GTTAGTCCTTTTAACCATGAAAATGTCAGGTCGTTGAAGGAAAAGATAAATGCCTTTCAATCATCTTTTAAATtatcagaagaagaagaagaaggggagacTGGCTTCTCTGGACTGTCACAAGTGAATGATGCTTCCCAGGAAACAGGCTGTT ctcaggacaaagcacCTTTTACAAAACAGCGGAACCTGGAGCAGTGGAGTGAAGAGTTCGTCTCAGACAACAGTGGAGCTGATTTGAAAGACAATTTAAGACACAGTTTGACCAACAGCGTCAATTCTGATACCAAGATGTGCACCATCTTGTCTTCATGCCAAAACGTGACTGTCGCtgaccctgctgctgctgttttgaag GAATGGGTTTGTAAGCAAGACAGTCCTACTGAGTCATTGAAGGCTGGTCAGATTGGAGATATCTTAGAATCAGGCCATG ATTTCCATTTTGATGACATCACTGAGGATGTTAGAAGTAATGTATCAGAtctaagcagaaagaaagttagTTTTGCAGAAGAACCGGACCTGGAAGCATTTGACAGCAAGGCACCTAGCACACCACCGCAAACGGGCAGCGTTCCCTCAAGTGAACACGGACAGAGTGGCTCCCGTCTGCCATCTATATTAAAGAAAACGCCAGTGAAGCAACTAACGGAGAACGCAAAG AAATCCTTGAACGATGCCGTCGATGGAGGAGAAGGTGAATCTCTCACAGTATCCAGTTGTGCAGAAACCTTTGAAACGTTGCAAACAG AGGAAACTGAAAGACAGAGCTCCGAAAAGCCAAAGAAGAGAAGAGTTACTTTTGGAGAAGCTCTAAGCCCAGAAATATTTGACGAAACTTTGCCTGCAAATACTCCATTGTGCAAAGGAGCAACACCCATCCGACATCCAGGCTTACAAAGCATTGACTTTGATTGCAGTGAT gaATGTGTGGAGCCTCCTCAAGAGTTAGTGGAGCTCTCTGTTGCTGCAGACGACCTCTCACCTGTTGACAATGCAGAAG AAACTGACAATTCTGATATGATAACAACTTGTTCTTCTACTAGAAGGAAG aaaagaagaCGTGCAAGCTAtgagaaaagaagaacaaaaaaagttaaaaaatctTTATATGGGGAAAGAGAGATGGCTTCGAAGAAACCTCTTCTCACGCCTATCCCTGAAATTCCAGAGGTTTTGTATACCAGCGGTGAAAGGAGAGTGACGCGCAGCATGAGTGTGCAGCTTTCTCTGATTTTCTAA